attCAACACTCCAAGAAGCAGCTGTtgtccacagagaagcagatcagAGCAGAGTTCAACAAGCTCCACCAGTTCcttaaagaggaagaggagtccaGACTGGCAGTtctgagggaggaagagaagcagAAGGGGAAGACTATcagcacagagatgaagaagattcAGGAGCAgatctcctctctgtcagtcagtatctgtgctgttgaagaagacctgcagaaacacatcGTGCCATTCCTCAGCAGTTATAAACCCACTCAGACCAGAGCCAGAGTCCAGTGCTCACTGTCAgatccacagctgctctcaggagcactgatagatgtggccaaacacctgggcaacctgTCCTTCAGAGTCTGGGACAAGATGAAGAACAAGGTCCACTTCAGTCCTGTCATCCTGgacccaaacactgcaaacccctggctctgtctgtctgatgaTCTGACCAGTGTGAGACGTGgagacacaaagcagcagctccCTGATAATCCAGAGAGAAACACTAAATATATTAATGTTCTGGGCTCTGAGGGCTTCAGCTCAGGGAAACACAGCTGGGATGTGGAGGTGGGAGACCATCCTGACTGGAATGTGGGTTTGGCTAAAGAATCATTTGACAGGAAGGGAGAACTATATGTCTCACCAGATTATGGATTCTGGTGTTTATTGtataggaaaagaaaatacactaatGGAGTTGGTAAAACTGTCACAGTGAAGAAGAGTCTCCAGAGGATCAGAGTCCAGCTGGACTATGACAGAGGGGAGGTGTCCTTCTATGACCTTGAAGACATGAGTCACATCTACACTTACAGAGACACTTTCACTGAGAAACTCTTCCCATATTTTGAtgttggagaagctgctgatgCCAAAACCAATGAAATTAAAATCTGTTAAACTGAGATTTCTCTGTCATGTTTCAGAGATGTGAGTTAAATGTCACAACTTTCACCATTAAAGTGTTTGTAGAACAGTTGTTACTAGtttatgtctctctgaaatCATCATAACTcaaacatttagcttttttttcttcaaacataTGTGATTAGGTTTCACGAGTCTCTtaatagtttttactttgtgtctgaaaTACTGTTAATAAACCAAACAGTTTTTTATGTATGAAACTAAAACCtacaagacaaaacacaaagactttGACTTTAATGTCTGTAATAAAGTaataagctctgctacctccagctttgcctcctgtcttttcttcagtgccactgtctctaagtcgaacaacatcactggtctcaccaccgtcttgaacatcttttctttcattcttgctgatactcttttatcacacaacacacctgacacttttctccacctgttccagcctgcttgcactcacctcttcacctcttttccacactccctgttgctctgaaccattgaccctaagtacttaatgtcctgcaccttctttacctctgctccctctcattcacacacatgatCACAGTTCCTCTAAAACTGCAGGTCTGACCTGAACATGCACTAAGTTTATCAGATTATCCAATCTCAGTCTCTAAACTTGACCTGACATGTGTGTCTGGGTCTTCCCAGGGTTTGGGTCTATCCCAGGGTCTGAGTCTTTGAGGCTCAaagatgtttcattttcatcccAGGACTGATGCTGTGTGAAGTTTTCATGTGGATCTCTCTGGTGTCAGCTGTTGgctaaactacaacaaccacctcCCACTGCTGTCAATGAACTCATCATTATCAGactatttagattttactttatttgaacGGTGAATATTGTTATGACCCAAgtcattatgtgtgttattgttatgttgtctttttctcctcctcctgtgttttgtgtgggtgtgtttttatgtgggtgtgtctgagggggtgGGGTTGAGCCACAGGTAGTCCATTGGTCCATTCAAACACAAtgtcgccacctgattggacaggatggagcgtCCTTCTCCATTTATATCCGATGACAGCCGCCCAGCCCCCGGacctctgccactcccaaccaacccagcattctgtACACAACTACTGGACTTACAGAGAGCTTCGCACCTTGTTTGTAATTTGGAATTTTCTGTTAAGATTGTAAATAGAACTCACTGTAAATTATTAAGCACCAAGtagccacagtaggagtgagaagccctttttgttattaccttttctcctgttttgggttagGAGTTCAGGTTAGGCGTCCTGTCAttggttttgcatttatttggttgtttaggtcagacagggatggtgttagagttttgtttgttgttttgggcattGCTCACGTCCgaagttaataaaaatagttaCATATTACAACACTGGATCTGGTTTTTGATTGGGAATGAAAGCAGTGGTGGCACACATcgtgttatgtctaggttcccctagaccaggggcataacaatATGCTGAAGGATTTTATCACGGTGTGTAGATTTGTTAgatcagctgttaaaaaaacaactttatgtaagagcagagaggcagaaaagagaCATAATCACCATGGAGTGATGTCTGCTGGTTTTTACATCAAAGTCCaaccacattttaataaaagtgaaacaaacacaaagtggccTGTTTGAGTCTAAGGTTtaaatattcacagtttctttgcttcttttgtcACTGCGCTGTTTCCTCCATCAATCTGTCAGCTGGGATTTCTTTATTCTTATTATAATAATCTCCTCACAGGCGACTGTCTGTCCAACATGCAGGTCAGTGCTGTTTAGAACAGTTTGTACAGAATGAGCTCTGCTTAATAAACTGGTTCCACTGGTCAAAGTGTGTCTCTGAAAACAGGGACAACTCTGTCCTTTAAGGTGGGAAAaggacaaatacacaaactacGGTGACTGTGATTCAACCCAGTGTCCTAAAATCGGTCTTcatggacaaaaacatttgattctCTGTCCTCCTGTTTCTGTAACCACACAGTCACATTATTCATCTGTTGTAGCAATAAACTATTTAAGGCAcgtttgtctcttttctcatCACATTTGTCTTGTTTGGGATGAATATATTGAGAGAAAAACAGCGCTCAAACAATTCACATTATCAAATTTATGCCGCCTTTGTCCTTCGTTGTTTTTTTCATGGGTCAGACAATATTTCCTGACTCCACCCAGTCTCATCCAGTTGATATAACTTTAGCCtgatgaatattaaaaacaccaaCATGTTACAGTGATTCCCAGGTAAAACCACTTTTTAGTTAggaattaaaaatgatgcatgtgatttaaaatgaatatcattagATTGATGTGATAATAAGAGTCTGGGGTCACAGTAACATTCAGCTTTGACATTGCATTGAGGAGAATCGATGGAGGTGAGGTCACAGTGTGACCACTATGTTTGTgctgaatttaaagaaattgttttaagGCAACTCTGTGAAATGACATCCATAAAAATGGGCTGGgtggaaaagaacaaatgtgGGGTCACAGTAACTGTGACCTTTGATGTTTGATCCCCAAAATCTAATTACATCATCCTTCAGCccaagtagattttttttttttgtgccataTTTGAAGTTCCCTCAGGCATCCATAAACATATTGTGTTCATGAGAATGGGAAAGACTGACGAGCCTAAAAacatgataatgatgatgactgCTACAGATGTCACCAGCATGAAGGcataaaaacagtataaaactgtcaggatcttgttgcacttcctgtccctggacttttattttggggccccttctccttacttcctgtccctggttctgttcacccagctttaccctcgttgtccctcattgtttgcacctgtcccaccctctatttaagttcagtcttcccttcactcccctgccagatcctcgtcattgttaatgtggtctctgccattGTGGTTACTATCTTCCTCGTTGCCGTTAttatcctcaccaaccccacaatagactctggacttttggtaaagcctgaaacttacgtttctcgaactcttgggaaatctggactccagcatcttggactttggtatcctggactctgtgtttcctgtgtggttttggtctgaggtttggcttttgtttaattcagtattttggcctagtccctagttttctccgcttgttttatcctgtttttttcatgtttaggtttgcttgtgtgctcttctgtttgccagtgctttatgttgagtttgtctGTGACTGCCTCCCCTTAGTCCTTTTGTTTAtgtgctcccccaactctgctactttggtattgttcccttccagtgtgttttaagttgtgctccgtttttctttaatcattattacgtgttatcctttgttcagtagtttgttcattgatatttcttagtctccttagccttacccttgtgtttacccgGTTtagtggtttaacgtttatctgtgccttatttattcagtagcctctgttagttccttctctttaaataaaagccccttattttgcaaaccctcgctctgtctcttctcttgggtccatcccttaaccaagaccgtgacaaaaacacaatcacacatggaGCTTGACTCAGAGGTGTGAAGCTATtgttttgataaattaaaatacaccaataaacaacaaaacaaaattgacCCATAGTTACTGTGTCCTTAAGTTCTGggtcatttttatgtttgttccaagcaggaggagcagcagacctaaatgctgttttaccaAAATCAACCCAAGACTTTTGGAggttaaacaggaaaaaacattcTGAGATCTgacaaaatactgcaaagaCCCAGAAAATGTAGGAAGGTCCTGTAAACAAAAGTCTGCTAATGTGTTGACCCACTCATATAAGATACGTCCTTCCAACCAGAGAACAGTTTATAATGCTGAGCTCTGCAGAGCCCAGTGATAAATCTGAAGGTGataaactgtgttttaacagtGTTCTTAAACAGATTTAACAGGCTACTATTCCATGCAGATCTCGTTTCTGTCATATCATGGACGTCTCAATTCTTTAGCTTTTTCTGGAAAATAGGTTCCTGCTGCACAAGAAACATGTTGTGATCGGAACTTTAACTGAAAACATTACGACCTGgtgacaaaacatgttttactgttaatATTTCAACTGAGACTGAGATAAGTAGGTAGAACAGAGTCAAAGAATCTTTGAGGAGAAACACACAAGTGAAGGGACATCACCTTGGTGAGTTTTGCTAGTAGAAAATTATTTAGGCTACAAATAGGAGCAAATGGCTGAGAAGAGCTCTGTTCTTGAAAGTTTTCGGAGCTGCCATGTTTGTTCAGAGACTAAAGCTAAAACAGCTTCGATCCATCATTTATGTCCATTACCATTAATTAGTTTATGCTCctcccccaaaaaaagaaaacataaggcagcactggtccacagagaTGGGGAGAAAAAAATTAGTcgagtgcttttacttttaatactttaagtaaaatataaatcatgtgaTTACTTACTTTTACGTTACGTTTGCTGTGTTCATGTCTCCGCAGAACGAAAAAGATTACggcacaggaggagagagagaaacggCTTATTCACAAAGgaagttttcatttcaaaaaagtcaaacatattaaaataatggaGTTAAAATGAGATCTGATAACAtagatgtattttaattattcagtCAGTTTGTTCCCACTTTTTGactgtttatttcctgtttgggattttaaattttgtaaaacaaacaagtgcatttttctgttttgtgtttgtgttttttgtgtttgtttttttctgtcaaagtgTATTTTACACTCATTCTGTGTATATGAGGAGCTGGGAAATGCATCCAGAAAGACAATAATAGTATCAGTTAGTTCTTCAAGAACAAGTTATACCTGATCATCTCTGATACAAACAA
This window of the Channa argus isolate prfri chromosome 11, Channa argus male v1.0, whole genome shotgun sequence genome carries:
- the LOC137136773 gene encoding zinc-binding protein A33-like; protein product: MAEKTGLLESYLSCHVCSETFRDPVSLCCNHSFCSSCLQKFWEQAKNKNCPICKRKSSKDHPMVNFPLKQLADSFAGGLKVESSETEKGEERKLMVCDKHQEEPRLFCKDEERTVCPVCEFSLHHSHKVVPIEQAVSDLKQQLKSDLKFLQDKKDKYKQVEKTYNEMIQHSKKQLLSTEKQIRAEFNKLHQFLKEEEESRLAVLREEEKQKGKTISTEMKKIQEQISSLSVSICAVEEDLQKHIVPFLSSYKPTQTRARVQCSLSDPQLLSGALIDVAKHLGNLSFRVWDKMKNKVHFSPVILDPNTANPWLCLSDDLTSVRRGDTKQQLPDNPERNTKYINVLGSEGFSSGKHSWDVEVGDHPDWNVGLAKESFDRKGELYVSPDYGFWCLLYRKRKYTNGVGKTVTVKKSLQRIRVQLDYDRGEVSFYDLEDMSHIYTYRDTFTEKLFPYFDVGEAADAKTNEIKIC